Proteins encoded in a region of the Streptomyces sp. NBC_00310 genome:
- a CDS encoding carbohydrate ABC transporter permease, with protein MTSVKPARPAPEAREKAPPVTSAKPARPARAVRKNRDWLHGLLMSTPAVAGLIAFVGIPFCYAVVLSFYNVRLGSPLEPTFFGVEQYRRLFTDPDLSGPFLRALLNNLTFAVVVVPLQTGLALGLAILLNRKLKAIGLFRSFFFMPVVFPMALVAVIWRLILARSDQGMLNSALDAASFGNWGAFDWLGDGLTAMASIIVLSIWQGVGFQMVILLAGLQQIPGELYEAAELDRASRWQQFRHVTLPGIRGTLVFVVMLTSVLSFRVFDQVYVLIRGGGLDEDATRTVMYQAVTTAFDQNNIGQAAAITVVFFLIVVALTLIQRRVVRPDNED; from the coding sequence GTGACATCCGTGAAGCCCGCGCGCCCCGCGCCCGAAGCCCGGGAGAAGGCCCCACCCGTGACCTCCGCCAAGCCCGCGCGTCCCGCGCGCGCCGTGCGCAAGAATCGCGACTGGCTGCACGGACTGCTCATGTCCACGCCCGCCGTCGCCGGACTCATAGCCTTCGTCGGCATCCCCTTCTGCTACGCCGTCGTCCTCTCCTTCTACAACGTGCGCCTCGGCTCCCCGCTGGAGCCCACCTTCTTCGGCGTCGAGCAGTACCGGCGGCTGTTCACCGACCCCGACCTCTCCGGCCCGTTCCTCAGGGCCCTGCTGAACAACCTGACCTTCGCCGTGGTCGTCGTCCCCCTCCAGACAGGACTCGCCCTCGGCCTGGCGATCCTGCTCAACCGCAAGCTCAAGGCGATCGGCCTGTTCCGCTCCTTCTTCTTCATGCCGGTGGTCTTCCCGATGGCGCTGGTCGCGGTGATCTGGCGGCTGATCCTCGCCCGCAGCGACCAGGGCATGCTCAACTCCGCGCTGGACGCGGCGAGTTTCGGCAACTGGGGTGCCTTCGACTGGCTCGGCGACGGCCTCACCGCGATGGCCTCGATCATCGTGCTGTCCATCTGGCAGGGCGTCGGCTTCCAGATGGTCATCCTCCTCGCCGGGCTCCAGCAGATCCCGGGCGAGCTCTACGAAGCCGCGGAACTCGACCGGGCCTCCCGCTGGCAGCAGTTCCGGCACGTCACCCTGCCCGGCATCCGCGGCACCCTCGTCTTCGTCGTCATGCTCACCTCGGTCCTCTCCTTCCGCGTCTTCGACCAGGTCTACGTCCTGATCCGCGGTGGCGGCCTCGACGAGGACGCCACCCGCACCGTGATGTACCAGGCCGTCACCACCGCCTTCGACCAGAACAACATCGGCCAGGCAGCCGCGATCACCGTCGTCTTCTTCCTGATCGTCGTCGCCCTGACCCTCATCCAGCGCCGCGTCGTCCGGCCCGACAACGAGGACTGA
- a CDS encoding carbohydrate ABC transporter permease, with product MSTHTGGLTRTPMRRFLDYAVLSVLAFVFALPAIYLFIGSLKPSDEVLDGLSGFLPTHLSFDNYAAVLSSLNSDSTGYFWRFMGISLVLAFVVVTGGLFVNSMAAYGLSRLRWRGRNAVFSLILLLMLIPFESVAVPLFYLFNDQRNTLYILALPFIANAFSVYQFHTFFRSIPPSIEEAARLDGAGPWRTFFAIIVPMSKPAFASVAILTFLTQWGSFLWPVLMVSDPSVRPLPLEMSVFQAQLPPDYGQTLAFGVLLVLPVLIIFVFFQRWFVQGVASSAVKG from the coding sequence ATGAGTACGCACACGGGCGGCCTGACCCGCACACCCATGCGCCGCTTCCTCGACTACGCCGTCCTCAGCGTGTTGGCCTTCGTCTTCGCGCTGCCCGCCATCTACCTGTTCATCGGCAGCCTCAAGCCCTCGGACGAAGTCCTGGACGGCCTGTCCGGCTTCCTGCCCACCCACCTGTCCTTCGACAACTACGCGGCCGTCCTCAGCAGCCTCAACTCCGACAGCACCGGCTACTTCTGGCGCTTCATGGGCATCTCGTTGGTGCTGGCCTTCGTCGTCGTCACCGGCGGCCTCTTCGTCAACTCGATGGCCGCGTACGGACTGTCACGCCTGCGATGGCGCGGCCGCAACGCCGTCTTCTCGCTCATCCTGCTGCTGATGCTGATCCCGTTCGAGTCGGTGGCGGTCCCGCTGTTCTACCTGTTCAACGACCAGCGCAACACCCTCTACATCCTGGCGCTCCCGTTCATCGCCAACGCCTTCTCCGTGTACCAGTTCCACACGTTCTTCCGCTCGATCCCGCCGAGCATCGAGGAAGCCGCCCGCCTCGACGGCGCGGGCCCCTGGCGCACCTTCTTCGCCATCATCGTCCCCATGTCGAAGCCGGCCTTCGCCTCCGTCGCGATCCTGACCTTCCTCACCCAGTGGGGCTCCTTCCTGTGGCCGGTCCTGATGGTCTCCGACCCCTCGGTCCGGCCCCTGCCTCTGGAGATGAGCGTCTTCCAGGCCCAACTGCCCCCGGACTACGGCCAGACCCTCGCCTTCGGCGTCCTGCTCGTCCTGCCCGTCCTGATCATCTTCGTCTTCTTCCAACGCTGGTTCGTCCAAGGCGTCGCCAGCTCCGCGGTCAAGGGCTGA
- a CDS encoding calcium-binding protein yields MAGSAVTLTGGSASAATGVFKSGTNVVVNAAAGRANNITVSLSGSSVVIQDTSDTLTAGVGCSVQGNGSVACPVNLNNDTVVVNAGDGNDIITKTGNVRGDLKGESGNDVINGGPSPGSNILNGGAGNDTLNGGVTFDLLIGGTGADRLSGGGGTSDIASYLESGSGVVVDIDNAADDGIGGEGDNVLMDVEIVYGSPSGDTLTGGTANDILSGFGGNDLLVGGTGNDTLVGGAGNDTHSGGAGNDTLDAVDGVFGNDSLNGGTNSDTCTADTSDTKSACEA; encoded by the coding sequence ATGGCGGGTTCCGCGGTGACCCTGACCGGAGGGTCCGCGAGCGCGGCCACCGGTGTGTTCAAGAGTGGGACCAACGTGGTCGTGAACGCGGCGGCGGGCCGCGCGAACAACATCACGGTCAGCCTGTCCGGGAGCAGCGTCGTCATCCAGGACACCTCCGACACCCTGACCGCCGGTGTCGGATGCTCGGTCCAGGGCAACGGCTCGGTGGCCTGCCCGGTGAACCTCAACAACGACACGGTCGTGGTCAACGCCGGTGACGGCAACGACATCATCACCAAGACCGGAAACGTCCGCGGTGACCTGAAGGGCGAGTCCGGCAACGACGTCATCAACGGCGGCCCCAGCCCCGGCAGCAACATCCTCAACGGCGGCGCGGGCAACGACACCCTGAACGGCGGCGTCACCTTCGACCTGCTCATCGGCGGCACCGGCGCCGACCGGCTCAGCGGCGGGGGCGGCACCAGCGACATCGCCAGCTACCTGGAGAGCGGCTCCGGCGTCGTCGTGGACATCGACAACGCCGCGGACGACGGAATCGGCGGGGAGGGCGACAACGTCCTCATGGACGTCGAGATCGTCTACGGCAGCCCGTCCGGCGACACGCTCACCGGGGGAACGGCCAACGACATCCTGTCCGGCTTCGGGGGCAACGACCTCCTGGTGGGCGGAACGGGCAACGACACCCTCGTCGGCGGCGCCGGCAACGACACCCACAGCGGCGGGGCCGGCAACGACACCCTCGACGCCGTGGACGGCGTGTTCGGAAACGACTCCCTCAACGGGGGCACCAACTCCGACACGTGCACCGCCGACACGAGTGACACGAAGAGCGCCTGCGAGGCGTGA
- a CDS encoding PfkB family carbohydrate kinase: MAETGHEPVVGRGAPRGLFVGLCTLDVIQLVDHAPGANEKLTAREQVVAAGGPAANAAVAFAHLGGAATLLTAIGRHPLGVAVAADLDRLGVTVVDLAADSVEPPAVSSVLVTASSGDRAVASTNAAGYRIDPPDDLDALVAACDIVELDGHHMELAVAAARAARAAGRRTVLDGGSWKAGTERLLSSIDVAVCSHDFLPPGTDTPTSTPTGTLRFLRDHGVGWAAVSRGGQPLVWAGPASGGAVDVPVVRVADTLGAGDVLHGALTHGLAAQDDMTSQDFAEALRGAAVVAARACASFGTRAWMREG; this comes from the coding sequence GTGGCGGAGACGGGGCATGAGCCGGTGGTGGGGCGGGGGGCTCCGCGAGGGCTGTTCGTCGGGTTGTGCACGCTCGATGTGATTCAGCTCGTCGACCACGCGCCGGGGGCGAACGAGAAGCTGACGGCTCGTGAGCAGGTCGTCGCCGCGGGCGGACCGGCGGCGAACGCGGCCGTCGCCTTCGCCCACCTGGGCGGCGCGGCCACGCTGCTCACCGCGATCGGCCGTCATCCGCTGGGGGTCGCCGTCGCGGCGGACCTGGACCGGCTGGGCGTGACCGTGGTGGACCTGGCGGCGGACTCGGTCGAGCCGCCCGCCGTCTCGTCCGTTCTGGTGACCGCGTCCAGCGGGGACCGTGCCGTCGCCTCGACCAATGCGGCGGGATACCGGATCGATCCGCCGGACGATCTCGACGCGTTGGTCGCGGCCTGCGACATCGTCGAACTCGACGGTCACCACATGGAGTTGGCCGTGGCAGCCGCCCGTGCAGCGCGTGCGGCCGGCCGTCGGACCGTTCTGGACGGGGGAAGTTGGAAGGCCGGTACGGAGAGGCTGCTGTCGTCGATCGACGTGGCTGTCTGTTCGCACGACTTCCTCCCGCCCGGCACCGACACGCCGACGAGCACGCCGACGGGGACCCTGCGGTTCCTGCGGGACCACGGGGTCGGCTGGGCGGCGGTCAGCCGGGGCGGGCAGCCCCTCGTATGGGCGGGCCCCGCCAGCGGGGGCGCGGTGGACGTACCCGTCGTACGGGTGGCGGACACGCTGGGCGCGGGTGACGTCCTGCACGGCGCCCTCACCCATGGCCTCGCGGCTCAGGACGACATGACGTCGCAGGACTTCGCCGAGGCCCTGCGCGGCGCCGCCGTCGTGGCCGCGCGGGCATGTGCCTCGTTCGGAACCCGGGCGTGGATGCGGGAAGGCTGA
- a CDS encoding ABC transporter substrate-binding protein translates to MRTPSSPAGAARADGSDGSSVRIGVLLPLTRPGWVGAGRHLLAGLELAVHEVNEAGGIDGRPLELVVRDTAADPRTAEAAVDELARLGVAALAGEYHSVVARAAATRADALGLPYLCSSAVLDALTEQPTEWVARLSPPQSRGWRVYADFLLGAGHRRIAVAAQPSVYWASGTRILRDHLAARGGTVIELDMNALTPTAVCDELVEHHATALLLLVGHPEPAVSIVKSVRHDPRLTEILIGAPAGQPEFAEWATLLGDDSAAIPFLRYLPERLGPLGARVETALRERLTEAPSFVAFEGYDTVVVLADVLRSHGTDGTHATAPDRTHIAASWPRVAVEGTRGQIRFSRTPGIGVWQWVWPPVQVVDRDPAEPDRFRILRTG, encoded by the coding sequence ATGAGAACGCCATCATCACCTGCTGGAGCGGCGCGAGCTGACGGATCAGACGGATCGTCCGTCCGGATCGGTGTTCTCCTTCCCCTGACCCGGCCCGGCTGGGTCGGGGCGGGCCGACACCTGCTGGCCGGGCTCGAGCTGGCCGTTCACGAGGTCAACGAGGCCGGCGGGATCGACGGAAGGCCCCTGGAGCTGGTGGTCCGGGACACCGCGGCCGATCCGCGGACGGCCGAGGCGGCCGTGGACGAACTGGCTCGCCTGGGCGTGGCCGCCCTGGCGGGTGAGTACCACAGCGTCGTCGCTCGCGCCGCCGCCACCCGGGCCGACGCCCTGGGCCTGCCGTACCTCTGCTCGTCGGCGGTTCTCGACGCGCTCACCGAACAGCCGACGGAATGGGTCGCGCGCCTCTCCCCGCCGCAGTCCCGCGGCTGGCGGGTCTACGCGGACTTCCTCCTCGGCGCGGGCCACCGCCGCATCGCCGTGGCAGCCCAGCCGAGTGTCTACTGGGCGTCCGGGACCCGTATCCTGCGGGACCACCTCGCGGCACGCGGCGGCACCGTCATCGAACTCGACATGAACGCCCTCACCCCCACGGCCGTGTGCGACGAACTCGTCGAGCACCACGCGACAGCCCTCCTCCTGCTGGTCGGCCACCCGGAGCCGGCGGTGTCGATCGTCAAGTCCGTCCGCCACGACCCACGCCTGACCGAGATCCTGATCGGTGCTCCGGCCGGGCAACCGGAGTTCGCCGAATGGGCGACGCTGCTGGGCGACGACAGTGCGGCGATCCCGTTCCTGCGCTACCTGCCCGAGCGCCTCGGCCCCCTCGGCGCACGAGTCGAGACGGCCCTCCGCGAGCGGCTGACCGAAGCGCCCTCCTTCGTCGCGTTCGAGGGCTACGACACGGTCGTCGTCCTCGCCGACGTGCTGCGTTCCCACGGCACGGACGGGACGCACGCCACGGCCCCGGACCGGACGCACATTGCCGCATCCTGGCCGCGCGTCGCGGTCGAGGGCACGCGCGGGCAGATCCGGTTCTCCCGCACGCCAGGCATCGGCGTGTGGCAATGGGTTTGGCCGCCCGTCCAGGTCGTCGATCGGGATCCGGCGGAACCCGATCGCTTCCGGATCCTCCGCACCGGCTGA
- a CDS encoding SpoIIE family protein phosphatase codes for MGEHGVASAAVDARGLVIAWSAGARRVLGYTHGEVVGRRAVDLLAEALPDSARSRLAEPADWRGPVHARHRDGHDVELELEAHPLLGSAGEAQWFLTATVPEPAARLRRWALDQLPVPIALFDQDGLAVSANSAMEGVMGRPQEDLLGRRVGVSADGMRRLPGFEELDDAVQRVLRTGEPMPYEAWLRAPGETHEHAWLVSLSPLKDGAGDVRGMCLAAIDSTEQFLARRRLTMLNESSNRIGSTLDVTRTAEELAEVCTDHLADFVVVDLLDSVLAGEEATLSPGAAPLVFRRTAQRSVLEGCPEAAVPVGSRHTYHEGSPPGRALTTGRALLYEVDDVTAGLWAAGSQERARSIEVHGIHSMMAVPLRARGITLGLSILSRHRTPEPFGEDDLLLAEELAARAAVCVDNARRYTRERAIALELQRSLLPHRAPRQAAVEVASRYQPASTRAGIGGDWFDVIPLSGARVGLVVGDVVGHGVQASATMGRLRTAVRTLADVDLPPDELLTQLDDIVLRLDSERTADEAEDAESPGEIGATCLYAVYDPVSRRCSMARAGHPPPALISPDGEAAFLDLPIGPPLGVGGLPFETAEFDVPEGSVFALYTDGLVQAPDRDLDDGLARLRQALCGTGRPLEETCDGVLGSLLTDRPVDDVALLLARTRALDADRVATWDVPADPAFVGHARKLACEQLAAWRLEEVSFVTELVVSELVTNAIRYGGSPIQLRLIRETTLICEVSDSSGTAPHMRRARAFDEGGRGLLLVAQLTQRWGTRHTRTGKTIWAEQALPGTVRDA; via the coding sequence ATGGGCGAGCACGGTGTCGCCTCGGCCGCGGTCGACGCCAGGGGGCTGGTCATCGCGTGGAGTGCCGGCGCGCGACGGGTGCTCGGCTACACGCACGGGGAGGTGGTCGGCCGCCGGGCGGTCGACCTGCTGGCCGAAGCCCTTCCGGACTCGGCCCGCAGCCGTCTCGCCGAGCCCGCCGACTGGCGTGGCCCCGTCCACGCGCGGCACCGGGACGGCCACGACGTGGAGCTGGAGCTGGAGGCACATCCGCTGCTGGGCTCGGCGGGTGAGGCCCAGTGGTTTCTGACGGCCACGGTGCCGGAGCCGGCCGCGCGGCTGCGGCGGTGGGCCCTGGACCAGCTCCCCGTTCCGATCGCGCTCTTCGATCAGGACGGACTCGCGGTGTCCGCGAACTCCGCGATGGAGGGGGTGATGGGCAGGCCGCAGGAGGACCTGCTCGGTCGACGGGTGGGGGTGTCGGCCGACGGGATGCGTCGGCTCCCGGGTTTCGAGGAGCTCGACGACGCCGTACAGCGCGTACTGCGAACGGGTGAGCCGATGCCGTACGAGGCATGGCTGCGCGCGCCCGGCGAGACCCACGAACACGCGTGGCTGGTGTCCCTCAGCCCGTTGAAGGACGGCGCCGGCGACGTCCGGGGCATGTGCCTGGCGGCGATCGACAGCACGGAGCAGTTCCTGGCCCGCCGGCGGCTGACCATGCTCAACGAGTCCAGCAACCGGATCGGCTCCACCCTCGACGTGACACGCACCGCCGAGGAACTCGCCGAGGTGTGCACCGACCATCTCGCCGACTTCGTCGTCGTGGACCTGCTGGACTCGGTGCTCGCCGGCGAGGAAGCCACTCTCTCGCCCGGTGCCGCTCCCCTTGTCTTCCGCCGCACCGCCCAGCGGTCCGTGCTGGAAGGCTGCCCCGAAGCCGCGGTCCCCGTCGGGAGCAGGCACACCTACCACGAAGGATCGCCGCCGGGCCGCGCGCTGACCACCGGCCGCGCCCTGCTGTACGAGGTCGACGACGTCACCGCGGGGCTGTGGGCGGCGGGCTCACAGGAGCGGGCCCGCAGCATCGAGGTCCATGGCATCCACTCGATGATGGCCGTGCCCCTGCGCGCCCGCGGTATCACCCTCGGCCTGTCGATCCTCTCCCGCCACCGCACGCCCGAGCCCTTCGGCGAGGACGACCTGCTGCTCGCCGAGGAACTCGCCGCCCGCGCCGCCGTCTGTGTGGACAACGCCCGCCGCTACACCCGCGAACGCGCCATCGCCCTCGAACTGCAACGCAGCCTCCTGCCCCACCGCGCGCCCCGGCAGGCCGCCGTCGAGGTCGCCTCCCGGTACCAGCCGGCCAGCACGCGCGCCGGGATCGGAGGCGACTGGTTCGACGTCATCCCGTTGTCCGGCGCCAGAGTGGGGCTGGTCGTGGGCGACGTCGTCGGCCACGGAGTCCAGGCGTCCGCCACCATGGGCCGGCTGCGTACGGCCGTACGCACCCTGGCCGACGTGGACCTGCCGCCGGACGAGCTGCTCACCCAGCTCGACGACATCGTCCTGCGCCTGGACTCCGAGCGGACGGCGGACGAGGCCGAGGATGCGGAGAGTCCCGGCGAGATCGGGGCCACCTGTCTGTACGCCGTCTACGACCCCGTCTCGCGCCGCTGCTCCATGGCCCGGGCCGGTCACCCGCCACCGGCCCTGATCTCCCCGGACGGCGAGGCCGCGTTCCTCGACCTGCCGATCGGGCCACCCCTGGGCGTGGGCGGGCTGCCCTTCGAGACCGCGGAGTTCGACGTGCCCGAAGGCAGCGTGTTCGCCCTCTACACCGACGGCCTGGTCCAGGCACCCGACCGCGATCTGGACGACGGGCTCGCCCGGCTGCGCCAGGCGCTCTGCGGCACGGGCCGCCCCTTGGAGGAGACCTGTGACGGGGTTCTGGGGAGCCTGCTGACGGACCGCCCCGTCGACGACGTGGCCCTGCTCCTGGCCAGGACCCGGGCGCTGGACGCCGACCGGGTCGCCACCTGGGACGTGCCCGCCGACCCCGCGTTCGTCGGGCATGCCCGCAAGCTGGCCTGCGAGCAGCTCGCCGCCTGGCGGCTGGAGGAGGTCTCCTTCGTCACCGAACTCGTCGTCAGCGAGCTGGTCACCAACGCCATCCGCTACGGCGGCTCCCCGATCCAGCTGCGTCTGATCCGCGAGACCACACTCATCTGCGAGGTCTCGGACTCCAGCGGTACCGCTCCGCACATGCGCCGGGCCCGAGCCTTCGACGAAGGCGGACGAGGCCTCCTGCTCGTCGCCCAGCTCACGCAGCGCTGGGGCACGCGGCACACCCGCACGGGCAAGACCATCTGGGCCGAGCAGGCCCTCCCCGGCACGGTGCGGGACGCGTAG
- a CDS encoding S-(hydroxymethyl)mycothiol dehydrogenase has product MAHQVRAVVARGKGAPVSLETIIVPDPGPGEALVKIEACGVCHTDLHYREGGINDEFPFLLGHEAAGVVESVGEGVTDVAPGDFVILNWRAVCGQCRACLRGRPWYCFSTHNAKQRMTLLDGTELSPALGIGAFAEKTLVAAGQCTKVDRAASAAAAGLLGCGVMAGIGAAINTGNVGRGDSVAVIGCGGVGAAAVVGSNLAGAAKIIAVDIDDAKLDTARKLGATHTVNSRNTDAVEAIRELTGGFGADVVIEAVGRPETYQQAFYARDLAGTVVLVGVPTPEMKLELPLLEVFGRGGALKSSWYGDCLPSRDFPMLIDLYLQGRLDLDAFVTETIALDDVEKAFERMHRGDVLRSVVVL; this is encoded by the coding sequence ATGGCTCACCAGGTCCGTGCTGTCGTCGCACGGGGCAAGGGTGCCCCTGTCAGCCTGGAAACGATCATCGTGCCCGACCCCGGCCCGGGCGAGGCGCTGGTGAAGATCGAGGCCTGCGGGGTCTGCCACACCGACCTGCACTATCGGGAGGGCGGCATCAACGACGAGTTCCCCTTCCTGCTGGGGCACGAGGCCGCGGGCGTCGTGGAGTCGGTGGGGGAGGGGGTCACCGATGTCGCCCCCGGTGACTTCGTCATCCTCAACTGGCGTGCGGTCTGCGGGCAGTGCCGGGCCTGTCTGCGCGGACGCCCGTGGTACTGCTTCAGCACCCACAACGCGAAGCAGAGGATGACCCTCCTCGACGGCACCGAGCTGTCGCCGGCGCTGGGCATCGGCGCGTTCGCGGAGAAGACGCTGGTGGCGGCGGGGCAGTGCACGAAGGTCGACCGAGCCGCGTCGGCGGCGGCCGCCGGCCTGCTGGGGTGCGGCGTGATGGCGGGTATCGGCGCTGCCATCAACACCGGGAACGTCGGACGCGGTGACAGCGTCGCGGTCATCGGCTGTGGCGGCGTCGGGGCCGCGGCGGTCGTCGGGTCGAACCTGGCGGGCGCGGCGAAGATCATCGCGGTGGACATCGACGACGCCAAGCTGGACACCGCCAGGAAGCTGGGCGCGACCCACACGGTCAACTCCAGGAACACGGATGCCGTCGAGGCGATCCGCGAGCTGACCGGCGGCTTCGGCGCCGACGTCGTCATCGAGGCGGTCGGCCGCCCGGAGACGTACCAGCAGGCCTTCTACGCCCGTGATCTCGCCGGCACGGTCGTCCTGGTCGGCGTGCCGACCCCGGAGATGAAGCTGGAACTGCCGCTGCTGGAGGTCTTCGGCCGGGGCGGCGCGCTGAAGTCGTCCTGGTACGGCGACTGCCTGCCCTCCCGTGACTTCCCGATGCTCATCGACCTGTACCTCCAGGGCCGGCTGGATCTGGACGCCTTCGTCACGGAGACCATCGCGCTGGACGACGTGGAGAAGGCCTTCGAGCGGATGCACCGGGGCGACGTCCTGCGCTCGGTGGTGGTCCTCTGA